Proteins found in one Oculatellaceae cyanobacterium genomic segment:
- a CDS encoding glutathione S-transferase family protein has protein sequence MSQTTVGTKKKGKSLPPKPIVKLGKFVWTTMWHLMMSQLAPRNQSGEYVRPKSQFRHFISTEEENPYKPATGRYRLYVGLGCPWAHRTLVVLGLKGLEDAIEVSVASPSPDQGIWVLDQLDEGCQNLPELYQLALPGYSGRSTVPVLWDKETKTIVNNESAEIIVILNSEFNEFAKNSTLDLYPEDLKQTIDDWNDKIYNTVNNGVYRSGFAQTQTAYEQACNELFTTLDEIDEVLAKNRYLCGDRITLADVRLFTTLFRFDIVYYGLFKCNRRRIQDYQNLGYYLRDLYQQPGVAETCNLEAVKRDYYGNLFPLNPGGIIPTGPDISNLTAPHNREKLGKDAVFQQ, from the coding sequence ATGTCACAAACTACTGTTGGCACTAAAAAAAAGGGTAAATCTCTCCCTCCAAAACCCATAGTTAAGTTAGGAAAGTTTGTTTGGACAACTATGTGGCATCTAATGATGTCTCAACTTGCCCCGCGTAATCAATCAGGTGAGTATGTTCGTCCAAAGAGTCAATTCCGACACTTTATTAGTACAGAGGAAGAAAACCCCTACAAACCAGCCACAGGGCGTTACCGTCTTTATGTAGGATTGGGATGTCCTTGGGCGCATCGCACTTTAGTTGTTTTAGGACTTAAAGGACTTGAAGACGCAATTGAAGTATCCGTAGCTTCACCTTCACCAGACCAGGGAATTTGGGTATTAGATCAATTAGATGAGGGTTGCCAAAATCTCCCAGAACTGTATCAACTAGCATTACCAGGCTACAGTGGACGTAGTACAGTACCCGTATTGTGGGACAAAGAAACAAAAACAATAGTTAACAATGAGAGTGCAGAAATTATCGTTATTCTGAACTCAGAATTTAACGAGTTTGCCAAGAATTCTACACTCGATCTATATCCAGAGGATTTGAAACAAACAATTGATGATTGGAACGACAAGATTTATAACACAGTAAATAATGGTGTATATCGCTCAGGTTTTGCCCAAACTCAAACCGCATACGAACAAGCTTGCAACGAATTATTTACTACCTTAGATGAGATTGACGAAGTACTAGCAAAAAATAGATATCTGTGTGGCGATCGCATTACACTAGCAGATGTGCGTCTATTCACCACCTTATTCCGATTTGATATTGTCTACTACGGACTATTTAAGTGCAATCGTAGAAGAATCCAAGACTATCAAAACTTAGGATATTACCTGCGCGATTTGTATCAACAGCCAGGTGTTGCCGAAACTTGTAATCTAGAAGCAGTAAAACGCGACTACTACGGTAATTTATTCCCCCTGAATCCTGGTGGGATTATTCCTACTGGGCCTGATATTAGTAACCTTACTGCACCGCACAATCGGGAAAAATTAGGTAAGGATGCAGTTTTTCAGCAATGA